DNA from Lemur catta isolate mLemCat1 chromosome 7, mLemCat1.pri, whole genome shotgun sequence:
ggttgtttccacatatttgcaattgtgaattatgctgctataaacattcgagtgcagatgtcttttttatagaattctgtgaagaagataaaaaagagTAAGAGATTACTTAGGATAGCAATTTAAATGGGGTGGTCAAGAAAGGGTTTTTAAGGAAGCAATGCCAGGTCTAGAAAAAAGGGGAACAAACAAGTTAGAGATTCAGTTTTGGGGATGAATCTAGCAGTTCAGTTTCAAGTACAAATTGTATGGCAGACTAATACTTTTTCTCAAAAtccattctcttttccttccagaGTACTGGAATTTGAGATAAGCACATTTTCATTCAGCTAGAGACTCAATGTCAAAGTTGTCTTTGCAGCTAGTTGTGGCTACATGCCTGAAGCTTTCCCAGTGGAAGTATACTCAGATGTAATGTGTACAGCTACTACATTACTTTctagagaagaatttatttttcctccatctctcctctttctctttccctccaggTAGAATAGCTATGATGAGGATAGACTACACTCCAGGAGATGGTAGAAGGTGACAATGTGAAAGGAAGCTGGATCCCAGAATGACAGGCACCCCAGTGTTTAGACAGTTCATTTTTACGCCTACTgctatttgagaaaaaaaaaaattctatcttttTTATGCCACTATATTTGGCTTTCTGTGTTACAGCAGGTTAGCCTCATTTTTAATTGTGCCAGATTAACGATGGCCACAGATTCTTCACAGCTCCTTTCCTTAGTATGTGGAATCTCTTTCTTCATACTTGAATTTAGGTCAGCTTTTGACTCACATTGACCAATACAATGTTGTAGAAGACATGCTATATGAGCTTGGGAATCCTTGCAGTTTTACTTTTACACTGGCCTGCAGATGGCACGTAAGAAAACTGATCCTGCCTCTGGAAGTTGAAAGACCATGTGGAGAAGAACTAAGGTGACCTGGAGAGTACGTAGCATCCACATCCAGAAGTGTGAATGACACTACCTTGGACCATCAAGCCCATGTGAACTTCCAATCTCATGAGTGAGCCTGGGTGAAAGCAGCAAAGGAAATCCTCTACCcatagatttataaaaaataataaaccattgttttaatccactacattttggggtaatttgttacacaataATAGATAACTGATTTAACTATAGTTTATCTAATCTCCCTGATTAAAATTATGTGCTGAGCAGAGTCTTCATCTTCTCCATGGCTTTTTTGAAAGCATTATTAACCTCTTTATTCCTTAGACTATAGACTATTGGGTTCAACATGGGAATTATTATTGTATAAAACACAGATGCCATTTGGTCATTGTCCATAGAATGACTAGAACTGGGTTGTAGGTACATGAAGATTACAGTTCCATAGAATATGGTGACAGCAGTGAGGTGAGAAgcacaggtggagaaggctttCTTCTGTCCTTCTGCTGAGCGCATCCTCAGGATGGCAATGAGTATAAACAGATAGGAAGTCAAGATAACTATAAGGGCAAAAGCAACATTGAAAGCTGCTAAGATAAAGAGCACAATCTCATTCATGTAGATGTCAGAACAGGAAAGAGCCAGGATTGGGGGGATATCACAAAAAAAGTGGTGGACCACATTTGAATGGCAGAATGAGAGGCGGAAGGTGAACCCAGTGTGGATGGCTGACTCAACAAAGCCCCAGACGTAGCAGCCCATCACCATGTGAGTGCACACACTGGTAGTCATGGTGGTGGTGTAATGTAAGGGCTTACACACTGCTGCGTGACGGTCATAGGCCATGACAGCAAGGAGGAAACAGTCAACGCTGGCAAAAGCCACGAAGAAGAACATTTGAGCAACACATCCCCCGTAGGAAATAACTTTATCCCCTGTGAGAAGCCCAAGCATCACTTTGGGAGTAACAGCAGAGGAGTAAACACAGTCTGCCAGAGAGAGATTACTGAGGAAAAAATACATCGGAGTGTGGAGACGAGAGTCCAGCAGAATTAACACAATCATCCCCAGGTTTCCAATGAGGGTGATGAGATAAACGAGGGTGAACATTACGAAGAGGGGGACTTGCAGCTCTGGAGTATCAGTCAGCACCAAGAGTCTAAACTCATTCACCTCAGTGCTATTTTCCATGAATGCCCTTTTGAAATTGTGTTTCACCTGTTAAAACAAGGAAAGCTGGATAAATTAGTGGCttacacatgtaatcctagcactctgggaggccaaggtgggaggattgcttgaggtcaggagtttgagaccagcctggactagagtgaggccccatctctactaaaaacagaagaaaaaaattagctgggccaggtggtgcaagcctgtagtcccagctactcaggaggctgaggcaggaggatcgcttgagccaggagtttgaggttgctgtgagctaggctgatgccatggcattctagcctggtcaacacagtgagactctgtctcagaaaaaaaattgtcctcCTTGAGAGGCATGCCAAAAAAAAGTGTAAGAAGCTCAAAATCATGACCAATCACTGCACTGCACAGCCTACGCCTTCCTTGATCCTCTTGAGGGAAGCAGCATAAAAGGAGAAAGATGCTCATCCTTCTTTAATCCCCTGAGATAAGCAACATAAATATCCCTGAGCTTTAATTTCTTGATCTGAAAAATTTAAGCGAGCATtgtgttttctacttttattatgtCACAAAATCCTTCCAGCAATTTTAAAAACGTGCTTTGAAAACAAGACAAGTATTCAGAGATGCAGTATATTGTTGTGATAAAGAACATGTTCTCTGGTCATGACCCGTCTACATTCAAATTCTAGCCTTTCCGTTTACTGGTTGGgtaaccttaggcaagtcacaACCTGTCTGTGACTCAATTTAAGACAGGGATAATGACAATCCTACCTCACAAGGCTGTGTGGAGAATGTAATGAATTGCTATGTTTAAATCACTCGGAATACTGTCTCATATGTAGTTAGAACTCAATAAAATTATAGGTATCactatcattaaataaatattattattaatattaatggtaGTAGCACTATATACAATTgttgagggaaaaataaaagaaatgaaattattggaACCACATCACTAACGAAGTTTATGGGAGTGACTTcataaattaaattcaaatttgtttAAACAAGCATATTATTTTCACAGATATTAACAATGGAAAATTTGTGGCTGAGCTTTAGGAATAATAATAGATACAAATTTTGAGATGATGTCTTCCAATGCATGACTTCTGCAGGGAATTTATTGAGGATTGTACCAATTATTTCACCCAACTACATAATCGTATTATGAAATAACCTCCTCAATTTTCAAAATCCATGCTAAATATCTGGTCAAAACTGATAAAGTCTTCAAAAACTAATTCCCTAATACCAGAATTGTTCAGCTCTGGCTCTCTTTCCCTTACATTCCCCCTGAAATCCATGAGCATATACTGTTaactctaccttcaaaatatactcCAAATCTATTCCCTAGTCACTACCTCCAGGGTGACCACTGCAGGCCGTAATACGACTTAGGTCACACCTGCTAAGAACTGAGGCCCCAAATGAGTCAGTGAGAaagttaagaaaaggaaaactaaggCAAGATGCAGATTTGGGAGCTGAGAGAGGGTGGGGATTAAGGAGCAGATATTGAAGTTCTGCTTTTTCGATAGAGAGTAAATGCATGCTAGGGaccatgtttttttaaatctaacaATATCAGCACCATCACAGGTAGCCATATTGGCCTTCTTGACAGGCACTTTTGTCCTGGCTTGAATAGATCCAAACCCCAATCAGTCTGAATCCAAGCCTAAATGCACAAACAATAAATTGTACTGccttaaattttgtttctgtatGACCCAACGTACCTATATATAGCTGAGCACATAATAGATAATAATTGAAGAGATGAATGATTAAATCATTCCATAATTGTAAGTCAATCCGAGGTAGAAAAAAGTGCCTGAGTTTTAGTTCCTAACACCTGGGTTTGGATATCAGCTTCTTCACTTAATACTTTGAACATGATTTCTACGTTCTCtaaaggtcatttttttttcctctgcaaatGGAGACATAGCAACTTCAAAGTTATTAGAGAAACCATATTATACTTCTTTGTTTGAATATCCACTGCCTGCTAGATTGAAACTTGGAAAAGCTTTAGTTGAATTGTCTTCTCATCCATGTGCCTACCATGGTGTGTGGCACATACCCCACagtcaataattttttattgcacGACTGAACTAGTGAAGAAATAGCTGTTATTACTGTCTAAAAACAGCCTGTAAAAAGCGATTCCTACCGAGGGATTAAGCAGCATCTTCAGTAATAACTGCTTTGAGACTAGAAGACTGTATCTAAGTGAAACAGAATTCATATgcattttattgatattctcataggaatatattctttattaatataattttatttaatatattttacattgtgtTCAATATAGTTAATGTCAATAGCTTTCTTAACATTCCCCTGAGAATATACTCAGTGAAAAATACTTAAACACAAgaggaatatatttatttgtatttattgaaataCATTCAAGAATAATACTCGATGAGATGcctttttgttaatataaaacaaattatacttATTACTTTTGTACATGTAATTATGTTAATCTTAATATGACTTACCGTATTCATCAAATCTCCAACACATAAATCATTCGTAAGTGTGTTTTAGGTTAACTGAGTTTTCGAGAATTA
Protein-coding regions in this window:
- the LOC123642723 gene encoding olfactory receptor 5B12-like — protein: MENSTEVNEFRLLVLTDTPELQVPLFVMFTLVYLITLIGNLGMIVLILLDSRLHTPMYFFLSNLSLADCVYSSAVTPKVMLGLLTGDKVISYGGCVAQMFFFVAFASVDCFLLAVMAYDRHAAVCKPLHYTTTMTTSVCTHMVMGCYVWGFVESAIHTGFTFRLSFCHSNVVHHFFCDIPPILALSCSDIYMNEIVLFILAAFNVAFALIVILTSYLFILIAILRMRSAEGQKKAFSTCASHLTAVTIFYGTVIFMYLQPSSSHSMDNDQMASVFYTIIIPMLNPIVYSLRNKEVNNAFKKAMEKMKTLLST